In Aegilops tauschii subsp. strangulata cultivar AL8/78 chromosome 3, Aet v6.0, whole genome shotgun sequence, one genomic interval encodes:
- the LOC109736108 gene encoding VAMP-like protein YKT61, with protein sequence MKITALLVLRSPGDASSSSSSSAGGDGAGEQQQAAVLANASDVTRFGFFQRPAAREFIVFVARTVALRTRAGTRQTVQHQEYKVHCYNQGGLCAVAFTDDHYPVRSAFSLLGKVLEEYLKSFGDSWRTAEDKATQHWQYLDDALAKYQDPAEADKLMKIQRDLDETKIILHKTIDSVLQRGERLDSLVEKSSDLSVASQMFYKQAKKTNSCCTIL encoded by the exons ATGAAGATCACGGCGCTGCTGGTGCTCCGGTCCCCGGGggacgcctcctcctcctcgtcctcctcggcCGGAGGGGACGGCGCTGGGGAGCAGCAGCAGGCGGCGGTGCTGGCGAACGCGTCGGACGTGACCCGCTTCGGCTTCTTCCAGCGGCCGGCCGCGCGCGAGTTCATCGTCTTCGTCGCCCGCACCGTCGCGCTCCGCACCCGCGCCGGCACCCGCCAGACCGTCCAGCACCAAG AGTACAAGGTGCATTGCTACAACCAGGGCGGCCTCTGCGCCGTCGCCTTCACCGACGACCACTACCCCGTCCGGAGCGCCTTCTCCCTCCTCGGCAAG GTTCTTGAGGAATACCTGAAGAGTTTCGGAGACTCGTGGAGGACAGCGGAAGACAAGGCCACCCAGCATTGGCAATATCTCGACGACGCCTTGGCTAAATACCAG GATCCTGCAGAGGCCGACAAACTGATGAAGATCCAGAGAGACTTAGATGAAACCAAGATTATTCTT CACAAGACCATCGACAGCGTGCTGCAAAGGGGCGAACGACTGGATAGCCTAGTAGAGAAGAGTTCTGATCTAAGCGTCGCTTCACAG ATGTTCTACAAGCAGGCCAAGAAAACCAACTCCTGCTGCACAATCCTGTAA
- the LOC109736109 gene encoding uncharacterized protein codes for MRMERNGGVPAPSLALVAVWLLCCAASAAYSVPADPRRQPSPGPGRGGYRHGPAPAASPRPHHHHRQHGHSPAPASPHHAPSPSPTAGADGLPSSRPPLPVYTRAPEPQATTTPHFGFPLEPTVGVSASGPSGALPKKGDGEGYPFIGSNPTVPLPTGVTDTATVRPLPDTTRADDNAKVAGRAAEPVRAGAAMIGLLMAVLSTVALLLSSWS; via the exons atgaggatggagcgcaaTGGCGGCGTCCCCGCTCCCTCTCTCGCTCTCGTCGCCGTCTGGCTTCTCTGCTGCGCCGCCTCCGCGGCCTACTCCGTGCCGGCCGACCCCAGG CGGCAACCTTCGCCTGGACCTGGACGCGGAGGCTACCGCCACGGCCCTGCACCTGCAGCGTCCCCGCGCCCGCACCACCACCACCGTCAGCACGGGCACTCGCCTGCTCCGGCATCGCCGCACCACGctccgtcgccgtcgccgaccgCAGGGGCCGACGGCCTGCCATCGTCTCGCCCGCCGTTGCCGGTCTACACGCGGGCCCCGGAGCCGCAGGCGACCACCACGCCGCACTTCGGGTTCCCGCTGGAGCCGACGGTGGGCGTCTCTGCGAGCGGCCCATCCGGAGCACTGCCGAAAAAGGGAGACGGCGAGGGGTACCCGTTCATCGGCAGCAACCCCACCGTGCCGCTGCCCACCGGCGTCACCGACACCGCCACCGTGCGCCCGCTCCCGGACACGACCCGCGCCGACGACAACGCCAAG GTGGCCGGGCGTGCCGCCGAGCCAGTCCGCGCCGGGGCCGCCATGATTGGCCTCCTGATGGCCGTCCTCTCCACTGTTGCCTTGTTGCTGTCCTCCTGGAGCTAG
- the LOC109736115 gene encoding serine decarboxylase 1-like has translation MATDDHLKAVGDTGKQGRLLVEGFAVQEPPRWNGAARQEPRDSWARKENWRRPNLPRRWPPAPDEKTKGRLVASLPCCSIPWIGASRVREPPDARQYRPRSKFKRPIYGDLGPLKTGGLGPANVLSDLALARYPFNLDFDFSVLDQFQSFSINNLGGPFIESNYGVHSRRFEVAVLDWFARLWNIQQDEYWGYITTGGTEGNLHGLLVGREIFRDGIIYASCDSHYSVFKAARMYRVECVKIDTLVSGEMNCADFKSKLLMNAGRPAIVNVNIGTTVKGAIDDLDNIIRTLEKCGFRDRFYIHCDGALAGLMMPFIKQVGGVDIRTKGDIRQTYWKREHLRPQVHVMSSTMWRGSTIMGSRNGHSPLFLWYTLNKKGYKGIQKEVEKCMRNAHHLTSRLREKGVSAFLNDLSSTVVFERSRDESFMHKWQLACEGSIVSW, from the exons ATGGCCACTGATGATCACCTGAAAGCTGTGGGAGACACGGGCAAGCAGGGGCGCCTGCTGGTGGAAGGTTTCGCAGTGCAGGAGCCGCCG CGTTGGAACGGAGCTGCTCGACAAGAGCCCAGAGATTCATGGGCAAGGAAGGAGAACTGGAGGAGACCTAACCTGCCGCGTCGATGGCCGCCAGCACCAGACGAAAAGACGAAGGGACGCCTCGTTGCTTCGCTCCCTTGTTGCTCGATCCCCTGGATCGGGGCTTCACGCGTGCGAGAGCCGCCAGACGCCAGGCAATATCGGCCCAGATCCAAATTTAAGAGGCCCATCTATGGAGATTTGGGGCCCCTGAAAACGGGGGGGCTCGGGCCTGCTAACGTGCTTAGTGATTTGGCATTGGCAAGGTACCCATTTAATCTAGACTTCGACTTCAGCGTCCTCGACCAATTCCAGAGCTTCTCCATCAACAACCTCGGCGGTCCTTTCATCGAGAGCAACTACGGCGTGCACTCTAGGCGGTTCGAGGTTGCCGTGCTCGACTGGTTCGCCCGCCTATGGAACATCCAGCAGGATGAGTATTGGGGATACATCACCACCGGCGGAACCGAAGGGAACCTACACGGCCTACTAGTTGG GAGGGAGATTTTTCGTGATGGGATTATATACGCATCTTGTGACTCACACTACTCCGTCTTCAAGGCGGCTAGGATGTATAGAGTCGAGTGCGTCAAGATTGACACACTTGTTTCTGGAGAGATGAACTGCGCGGATTTTAAGTCCAAGTTGTTGATGAACGCCGGAAGGCCTGCGATTGTCAATGTGAATATAG GAACGACCGTCAAGGGAGCCATTGACGATCTTGACAACATCATAAGAACACTAGAGAAATGTGGGTTCCGAGATCGATTCTACATCCATTGCGATGGTGCTCTGGCTGGCCTTATGATGCCATTTATCAAACAAGTGGGTGGTGTTGACATAC GTACCAAAGGTGACATTCGACAAACCTATTGGAAGCGTGAGCATCTCAGGCCACAAGTTCATGTGATGTCCAGTACCATGTGGCGTG GTTCGACGATCATGGGGAGCCGTAACGGGCACTCACCTTTGTTCTTGTGGTACACCCTGAACAAGAAGGGTTACAAAGGCATCCAGAAAGAAGTTGAGAAGTGCATGAGAAACGCTCATCACCTCACAAGCCGTCTCAGGGAGAAGGGGGTGAGTGCATTCCTAAATGATCTGAGCAGCACGGTGGTGTTTGAGAGGTCGCGGGATGAGTCATTCATGCACAAGTGGCAGCTTGCATGTGAGGGGAGCATTGTGTCGTGGTAA